From Pseudanabaena sp. PCC 6802, one genomic window encodes:
- a CDS encoding sulfite exporter TauE/SafE family protein: MDYVLLTALSFAVGIVVGLTGIGGASLITPMLILIFRVPPAIAVSSDVVAATLMKLIGGYKHWQQKTLDLQVVKWLALGSVPGTLLGVGILHLLKHVGISLDEVLLRLLGIAILCVTLLALLQLLILVFVPKLKLPEPPKFDLTTQLGRISTVAVGAALGCVVGLTSVSSGSMFALVLITFFHLDARKLVGTDIAQAAILLFFTSLGHLSLGTVDWSLVLPIWLGTVPGVLIGTKLCKLTPQRTLRLIIYSILMMVSWKLVYQA; the protein is encoded by the coding sequence GTGGACTATGTACTATTGACTGCGCTTAGCTTTGCCGTCGGTATTGTCGTTGGCTTGACGGGGATTGGCGGAGCTTCGCTAATTACACCCATGTTGATTTTGATATTTCGCGTTCCACCCGCGATCGCCGTTAGTTCTGATGTGGTAGCAGCCACGTTGATGAAGCTAATTGGAGGCTACAAACACTGGCAGCAAAAAACTCTCGATTTGCAGGTGGTCAAGTGGCTGGCACTGGGCAGCGTTCCAGGAACGCTGCTGGGGGTAGGAATCCTGCATCTACTCAAGCACGTTGGAATTAGTCTTGATGAAGTGCTCCTGCGCCTGCTGGGAATAGCAATCCTGTGCGTGACTTTATTGGCACTGCTGCAATTATTAATTTTGGTGTTCGTGCCTAAATTGAAGCTGCCAGAACCGCCGAAATTCGATTTAACTACTCAACTGGGGCGAATCTCAACCGTAGCGGTAGGAGCAGCTTTAGGTTGCGTTGTGGGCTTGACGAGCGTATCTTCGGGTTCGATGTTCGCACTCGTGCTAATTACTTTTTTCCACCTCGACGCTCGCAAACTCGTGGGAACTGATATCGCTCAAGCTGCGATTCTATTATTTTTTACATCACTGGGACATCTCAGTCTCGGTACGGTAGACTGGAGCCTGGTTTTGCCTATTTGGTTGGGGACGGTACCGGGGGTATTAATAGGTACAAAGCTGTGCAAGCTTACTCCTCAACGAACTCTGCGCTTGATTATATATTCTATTTTGATGATGGTGAGTTGGAAGTTAGTCTAC